GTTTCTTCTGCCCTGAATGTGGGGGGAGAAACTGAATCTTCAGGCGGAAGATTAGgtcagtgccttgcaaaatgtGAGCTGAACCCTTAAGccttttcaaaatgtcactTTACAACACCCAAACCTGTGTATGATTGAGATTGTACGtggaacatcaacaacaaagtTGTGCATTATCTTGCGGTGGAAGGAGAAGACTGCACTGTTTTCAAAACAGCCTTAGATTGGTTTAGATCAACACATAATCGTGTTCGATTTCATAAATTGGCAATGTATAAAACCAATAATGTTTGCACCTATAATTGCAATAAAAAGGTGGTTGTCTGCGTATTAATTTTCTTCCAACTCACTATCATATGCTATCTTGTAtagcataaaatcccaataaaacacattgaagcttgtagtttgtaatgtgacaaaatgtaaaagtgttCACAGCGATCAACGGATCATACATTGAACATCCTGAAAGTTCTGACATATTTCGTTCCACTGAATGTGCTGGTCCTTTTCCACAACGTATTTCAGTAAACTGGTGCACGCAGTCCGCCTGTAGTCCTCTGCAGATAACACCACAGAAAGATAAGTCTACGTGAACAAATTTAGACCGATATATGGGAAAATACAtggtcagaataatcgattgtTAGCTCGAACGCAAAACCAGATCTGACCAATGAAAGCGTGCTTCTCGTCGCGGGCTGCGAGTTTGTAACAGCGGGGGAAGAAGCTGTCTGGGTCAGCCGAGTCAAACCAGTGGAGTTTCCTTAAGTTCACACACAACCCCGCCTGTTGGAGTAAAAAGGCTGGTGATGAAGGTGAGCGTGAAGGGCAGAGGTGGAAAGAGTACAAAAATAACGTACTCGagtaaaaagaacagaaagaaaaaacgtGTTGTAAATCTACCTTTGTGGTGAAACTGCCTGCCTTAGCAAAATGATTGACAATCTGCTCTTTCTGCAAGCTGTTTGTGCAGATTGCGTCTCTACGGTTCGTCCAGTAGAAATAAACCATCTCGTTCCGCACAAGACGagactaaaaaaacaaaaaaaggaaaataattttatggGTTGAACCACTCAGGTAAGTTTTGCTACTTTTAGCGACCAATTCTGCATTTACCATGAGACTGTGCAGCCTATCTggctccttttctttttcagtttcctCTGAGTTGTCTGAGGAGAAGGCCCAACATTTCAAACAACAATTCACCACAAAAGGACGATTCGATCAGATGCTTTCAGCTCACCTTCTTCCGCATCATTCGATCTGCTGTCACTGTTCTGACGCTGCTGGACCTGCTGCGGCATGCGTTGTTCAATCCAGCCCCTGGCCCTCAAAGCTGCCCTGATGACAGGATACGGGCCCTGGATGGCGAATATCTTGTGCATCTGAAACAGCGGGATCAAAAGTTGTGGTTCCCTTCTCGGAGCAATGAGAGTTTTGGTCTCGAAGAAGCCGCGGCTGACCTTAACTGCTTTCTCCACCAAACTCTTGGCTAACTTCACACTGCTTGGGTTGAGATCGGATAAGCCCACTCTGATCTCAGGAGGAACTGTcgacacacaaacacgcacttattttttttgtagaattttgGACAAAGATCTGACGGTGCAAAGCCAGCCAGAAAATACTAACAGTTTTGCTAGTTAAAGGCAAGAAATCTCCATAAGTAATTTCGGCGATAGAAAATGTGTTCATGCTGGATAATATTTCTGAAGACCTAAGGcttggagcaaaaaaaaaaaaaagatgaattagTAATTCACAGCTTCTACGTTCAAACATTTGACTCCATGTCCTGCTCAGGACCATATTATTAATTCAGAACTGTTGATCCATAATCTGTTGATTGGAGGTGTAAAAACCAAGtaatttaaaatctaatgtTTCGAGTTGAAAAAGGTTCTTGTAGTAATACACACCAGAACAAagtaatttatcattttaaggTGAATGgtgtttgactttgttttgttttttttcaggaataaaatctgaaaagtgcagcaTACATTTGGATTCAGGGCCTCTGAGTGTGAACCTTATTACTACAGTAAGTCTTTTGGTGCACACTAACCACTGAACACTTGAGTTTTGTACATGCCCAACTGGATTTAGatcttttatttacttatttatttttttggcattttctttCTTCGAAATTTGCTGAAATCCACGCAtcgtttttcttccacttcacattgatgccttatttttgcattgatttattaaatcccttttaaatacatgaaaacaCTGCGGTCAGAATGTgaacaatgtaataaaaaaaaatatatttttatttctcagagtTTTGCATTCTGAATATCAGtcacaaaaaagattaaatggcGATCATTTTTTTGCTCGCTCGACATTTAGGTTGTTCACTTACTGCATGGACACGGTAAACTGTACTCCCTGCCATCCTGCAGTTTCTCTAGGCTCAGGATTACAGCCTTGGCAGAGTCGGTGGCCTTCTTCCCCAGGGAAACCATTTCATGTGTTTCATTAGTTCCCACTGTCTCGCAGCTTTGGAACTGAAACAGACGGCATAAAGGTGAGCAACCACGTGAAGATAAAACGTTTCCGCAAACACAATAACACATATTTGTACGTTTTAAACTGCTTTGTTGGGGGACAGCTTGGCTTGGCCCCACTCAACATATTTCAAGTGTATGAAACTTTCATTGAGCTAccgtaataaaaagaaagcaaacctAATTACCAATGTGTTTACGAGACTTTTgttatgtatttattcttttttttttttacataagctATGAAACCGTCAGGGCTTCCTTAAATTGTCTGTTAAAACAGACCACATGCTGAGCCGCTTCTAAACTTCTTCTGTAAAAACTGCTACAAACTCCAGCTGCCGTGGAGCGGTTTGTTTATCAAACACTTATTAGTTCATAGATGTTCCTCTCACCTGCTCTATTAACCTTGTACCGAGTTTCACCACAGGAATCCCCGATGCGCCGGTGTTAACTTGTTTAACGTTACTATGGCAACCTCCTTTACAGTTACTCTCTAGACATGGCGACGAGGAGCTGTCcattgtttaaaaagtaaagaaaagccTTAAATCATTAAACGGAATTCATTCTTTCTGATTAGACGAAATATTAAtagaaagcaaataaatgaggtttttaaaacaatcatagaaatatataaatataagtaaaataacaaaatccgGCCATTTTCTGTTGGAAAAAAGAGTGAAGGAAGCGAATGCCTGTTTATTCCTAATACTATTTATTTCATCCTACATGTATACACAGAAATATTAACACGTATTAATTCATTCTACCTATTAatttacacatataaaatacatttttcgtATTCAGGTGCGATCACTAATTTACAATATTactaaaaagtttattttttattaatttattaatacaGAAGCATTTTATACATTCAGTACTCGCATTGGATTTCATAAAACTTTCTACTCCGCTTTATGAAAATCATGAGTGTATATAATTGATTTACAGTTTATAAATGCTTATATCTGTATTGATAATTCCCCCGTTGTGGTGTTAAAGCACTGGTGAAgggatttgattaaaagtataatgacaaaaaacaattttggtgtaaaaacatttttttgtcatattttttaaatatttttttatgggtTCAAATCATATATTTTTCAGGTTTCTATATTATTTACTgcttttattataataaaaataaaagaaatatattcaattatgagttttgatttgtttaataCACTGTTAATATTACCCAACTCCCtcactaaccctaaccctaaccctaaacaAGATACCAGATAATTACTGGTAAATTATATACAAATTATAATTGTGTATATAATATGCTATATAATATacattataattatattatataatatatattatattataatatataaatatattgtgGGAGTTAGCAGAAGAAGCCACATATTGTAATCTGACATCATAAATGGTTTCggatattatatttatatttaatatttttatatattaatattatttattgcagcaGTTTTTCTTCAAAGTGCACAATTTAAGCGTCATTCGATGGTAATTGTCCCGAAGTCGTCATATATATGAAGGACCTCCATAGGTTACGGCCGGTTATAGTGCTGTACGGTAGGCTCATAAATTCCCATAGCAACCAGAAGCGGAGGGTTTACGAAACCCTGATGTGGCTTACAGCCGCCATATTGGATCCGGGGCGGGGAGAGTGCTCTGACAGCTTCAGTGTCCTGCCCAGATAAATCCGCGCACTATTTCTAAACACACAGTAACTCCCAGCaaattgagtttgacatttatcaTTATACGTCAGTACTGAAAAACTGAtaagtttttttaaagggtCTTAATAGGCCGCGAGAAAgaccttttgtttaaaaaaagtcactcgttttttttaaatttggctAATTTAGCTAAGAAGCAAAGCCAGCTTTAGCTTTCTGAGATGTGTGGAAGAACTGCGTGCACCCTAGCTCCGGACGAGGTGAGCCGAGCCTGCTCGTACAGAAACCGGGGCGGACAGCGGAGACAGCCCCGCTGGAGGGACGGAGACGCGGACAAATACAGACCCTCCTACAACAAGAGTCCCCAGTCCATGAGTCCGGTTCTGGTGTCGCAGAGACATTTCGACAAGGTGACTTCAGCTTTAGTGAAAGTGGATATTCGTGTAGCGTTTGCACTTGCGCTAAACGTTACACGGACTTTTTCTAACAAGCTGGCCCATTGTTTCCCTCAGCTGAACGGTACCGAGTCAGATAACTTTTGGTTCCCACCTTTAAATGATTCCGAGCCTGCGCTTTTTACCTCActttatttgagttttaaaaaaaagttgaatagACTGCGTTTTGTGATAATTTATTGTTtgcaaattctgtaaaaattttaatcaagttgTATATAAGTAGCTTCTGAGCTTTTTTCCCAAAGCATATTTGAATAAGTAGTGCATCTGAAGGAACGTTTGCttgaaagttttagttttagataTAATGTGTCCAGAAATATTACTGTCCTTTGGATTTTTGAGtactttgttgtgttttatttatattttatgtggtACACCATCACAAAGTGGTGGataattgaaaaatgtgaagaaaaaaataaataaacgttgAACTAAAAAAGTGACATGCATTCAACTCACTTGAGTTGAATACATCTAGAgatatatgtatgtatttttataagcATTCCTCTTTTCAAATTAGCTCAAGCTCTGTCAGTATCTGTCCAGACATTTCTTTCATCTCTCAATTGCATTTAGATctgaacaataataataatatatgcTTTGAGTATGCTAAGCCGTCCCGATGGTGAGGGCTGTCCTACTAAGAGGTGCTGATTTATGTCCTCCCTAGGCTGCTCCTGTGGATGAATGTGTTTTGGCCTCAATGCGTTGGGGTCTCATACCCGCCTGGTTCAAGGAGAGTGACCCCAGCAAGATGCAGTACAGCACCAGCAACTGCCGCAGCGAAAACATTCTTGAGAAAAAGTCCTACAAGGTGTGCACTTCAGTGGAAGTCatccttttctgtgttttgtcgTCCTTCCGTTTTAAGCTTGCCACCCTGACCTCTTTTCAAAGGACCCCCTGCTGAAGGGACAGCGCTGCGTCATCATGGCTGATGGATTTTACGAGTGGCGGAGGGTGGACAAGGAGAAGCAGCCTTTCTTCATCTACTTTCCTCAGAAAAATGGCCCGAGCCAGGAGCGGAAAGAGGACCAGCAGCAGGACGTCACGTCTTCAACTCGCAATACAGTCATGTCAGAGAGAGGGGAAATCTCGCATGACCTGGCAGAGGTTTGCATTATCTTCTGTTGGAATAAGAGtacttcaaattatttatcTATCTAGAACAAAATTGCAGAAATCGTTGGAAACCATAGTGTGAGGCAGATGGGTTTTcattttggaaacaaaatgtaatttgaaagGAAAGTGAAGCTGAGTGGAGCGGGTGGAGGTTGCTGACGATGGCCGGAGTGTTTGACTGCTGGACACCACCAGGCGGTGGAGAAGCTCTTTACTCCTACAGCGTTATCACTGTGAACGCTTCCCCGAATCTCCAAAGCATTCACGACAGGTTAGTAGTGgctgcagtttttctctttttttgtatgcaacaaaaagaaaggttCCTACACTGTCTTGAAAcgtaaacaaaatgttttgtttagtgttttGAGGAACAAAAATGATAGAATAGTGGATAGAAAATTATTTGGGTTTCAGAGTCTtctccattttatttaaaaaaaaatggaagatttGGATTTCTATAAAAGAAGTAAGATACTTGTTTTCTGTACACAGCAGtgttttcacttaaaacaaacttaagtttaaaaatatagttAGAAATGTACTTTAAAGAATCAAATCATATATTAATTAATGCTTGATAAGTTGCTATTATCTAAACCTGTGGGATCTTTGGTATTGGTATAAGCTTTCAAATGACAGATAAGGAGTTGAGTTTTCTTCGTCATCATATTTAAAGGTGCACGCTCTCTGATTGGATTTTATACCGGATCAGGGACCCGGACCTTTCTATTCCCATCACTATACatcattgtttttttacacaagacgatttattttttgattttacagaTATGTTGAAAATTCGGTAACCAAAATCACTTATTGTTAGAGACGCATGACATATTGGCATCAACATCGGTATCGGCCGATGTTagtaatgacttttttttttacatattctaATCAATTCATTAAgaaaaaactatatattaatggaaattttaattgtattacccggataataaaatttaaacaactacgtgttttatttatttttttgttaggaTGCCAGCCATCCTGGATGGAGAAGACGAAGTGAGAAGATGGCTCGATTTTGGGGAGGTGAGATCTCTGGACGCCATCAAGCTGCTTCAGTCCAAGGACGTTTTGACTTTTCATCCCGTCTCGTCTTTTGTCAACAACTCACGCAACAACTCCCCAGAGTGCCTCCAACCGGTGGATCTCGACCGCAAAAAGGTAGCAATACCAACAAGTGACTGTCTTTCAATAACAGCCATACAGTCAGACAAGTGCATCTCAGTAAATGAAACTATTATTAAAAAGTGAATTCATCTGTTATTCAATTCAAAGTGAAACATATGTATTATATGGATGAGCAACATATTCCAGTATATACATGTgcttatttttgcagttttaatatCACCTAAGACCTGTTagataaaagtatttttaaaattgaaagaCGATGTTTTAGCCAACATAATCATGGGGAGACGGCTGATCAGACCCAAGAGTGCAGACAAACTGAAGGGCGTTATTGGAGCAATCTTCGTCTGTCATGCACTTTTTCCATCCAAGCCACGCCTCTTTGGTgcaataattcatgcaaaacaAGAGCTTGGAGTGaaattaatgcaacactggatgggaATAAATCCTGTGACATTTGCAGAAAGGTTTTGAAACAATACCACAGGGAGCGCGAACCAACAAAGTAGTGTGACACTTCTTTTTGGTCtcaccaaaaaaaagaagtacataGACCATCTTTCCTGGCTGACATGTTTGCACCAAAACACTTTTTATATCTTGTAAAACATCTAGAGAAATTTGAATTTCGAGAACTTCTTTTCCCCATCAGACTGATTTGCCTCTTGGTCTTTCAGGCGATCAAAGCCACAGCTAGCAGTAAGGTGATGATGAGCTGGCTGTCGAGCGGCAGCCCGGCTAAAAGGAAGGAGCCCGAAGCGAAAGAGACCAAAGGAGAGAAAGACAGCGAGGCTAAGAGTCGATGCAAGCCCGCTGGAGGACTGCAGCTGTGGCTTCAGGGAGCCAATAAGAAACcgagaacaaaataaacacaagaaatGTAGCTGCGTACTGTTAAGAAATCATTTCAGTCTTAATTTTTGtagatgaaaatgtttgtacatttcttaTGTTGAtgccatttatgttttttgattGCCCaggatttaataataaataccaAGAACTCTTTACGCTTAAGTCAAGATTTTTTATTATCCATATTACTTGAAAcgcaaagacattttgaaacaatGTAGATGTTGTGCATTACCATATTATAATAATGATGAATGCCAAAGACttccatgtttctttttaagagTCAGAGTTACAGTATGTGTGCTATTTTAGACTCTACGATGAATTTCTAGCTCTCAGTATAGTACAAACCAACAGTTAAAGATCCAATCAGTTAAAATAAGATGAGAAGCACTTAAACTGTTTGCCACCACAGGCGAGTTGGCAGTCGGATATGGAGATTTACAACAGCTTTCTTTGCCTTCCCTAAATCATGATTGAGAAATTCGCAATTATACACAAAGTCTtgtaaaagaaacatatttaataataggagttatttcagaaaaaaaaaaaaaaagatctcctCCCGGTTTATCTGACATGCTGTATTGATGCAGCTGGTTCCCATGTCAAATGGTGTGAGAACGGTACAAGATTACAAGATGAACCTTCATTTTCCCAACAGAGGAGCAACGCTTAGACCAAAAGTCCCAACCTAAGCTACAATCACCTTTATTGTGTGGCTCGAAATGAGTCGTCTCCATAAATTTAAGCTACTGGGTATGACAGCATGGTTGTGATGGAAAATAACTGTACATATTTGTCAGATTGACCCCTCCCGCCCCCTTTAATTCTCAATTATatgcaaattttttaaaagtcagccACCATTATTTTCATCTAATTCACCTGTTTAGTTTCACACAAAAGCCCTGCTGAAGTAGGGAGATTTCTTTTATGCGGTCCAGGCTGTACATGCCACCGTAACAAGTATTAGGGAAAATACGGAGCAGCAGTGTTTCCTCTGTTCGTGCAGCAGTGGTGGACTGAGAGAAAATAACCACCACAATTACAGacattttgattattaaaaaaaacaaacaatatttgtccaactcagaaactcaaaatacaTACAGAAGTAATGCTTTGATTTCCCACTTTAAGTATCAAAATACAAGCAGTTGGGAGCACACTGGGAGTGAAAGCAGGAAATACGTGAAACGGAAGGAAATTCAGCCCCAAACCACCAAGGACGAGTAAGAGGGGCAAAGACTGGGGAGGAAACAAGcttcaaacaaataaacaccTAACTTTTTTCCTTAAAG
Above is a genomic segment from Xiphophorus couchianus chromosome 20, X_couchianus-1.0, whole genome shotgun sequence containing:
- the hmces gene encoding abasic site processing protein HMCES, whose translation is MCGRTACTLAPDEVSRACSYRNRGGQRRQPRWRDGDADKYRPSYNKSPQSMSPVLVSQRHFDKAAPVDECVLASMRWGLIPAWFKESDPSKMQYSTSNCRSENILEKKSYKDPLLKGQRCVIMADGFYEWRRVDKEKQPFFIYFPQKNGPSQERKEDQQQDVTSSTRNTVMSERGEISHDLAEESEAEWSGWRLLTMAGVFDCWTPPGGGEALYSYSVITVNASPNLQSIHDRMPAILDGEDEVRRWLDFGEVRSLDAIKLLQSKDVLTFHPVSSFVNNSRNNSPECLQPVDLDRKKAIKATASSKVMMSWLSSGSPAKRKEPEAKETKGEKDSEAKSRCKPAGGLQLWLQGANKKPRTK